A genome region from Candidatus Poribacteria bacterium includes the following:
- a CDS encoding ABC transporter permease subunit, which yields MNQHRKGQRVETKIFRGTGYLLLVAAAFCTMIPLLWLLTSSFKTANEIFAVPIQWFPSFPPRVASSPYIIEDAYPKIEKPITVDKTKWNELQPELTQAIWTKARAHIAANRQFSNYVPSEQLQTEMIEGLWQQLVTTLPDEIWHETTESVATAVQDAVIPEIVDTIWGSVYREVGIGTLQIEDIDFNRTSIETVKWETASETSTRMRPSEDTQTVASLSYNFQDSDTLHITAAVPSPVPIERIRRLTLPVRGDASYHRLSLTVSVLQSGEATDNTNRITYQPTRSFVLESALWKDAVWRLHGIPGELESSHITMQQVKTDDAVQPPVEIGTEPQLSLQLTIHQPSYLSIVWDKLTSNYRNLWKTVPYNRYFINSIFIATASTLLTLFFCSLGGYAFAKYQFRGQKILFGILLASMMVPFQVLLVPLFGLMYDIGWLNSYKAIIIPFSVGAFGVFLMRQFIVTIPSELLDAARIDGCSEFGIYYRIVLPIIKPALGALTIYSFLGSWNGYLWPLIILRDEAKYTLPIGLANLVGIYRQDYGMLMAGTLLSLMPIVILFLAMQREFVQGITLGSVKE from the coding sequence ATGAACCAGCATAGGAAAGGTCAACGTGTTGAAACAAAAATCTTTAGAGGGACGGGTTACCTCCTTTTAGTGGCTGCAGCTTTCTGCACGATGATACCTCTGCTATGGTTGTTGACTTCCTCTTTTAAAACTGCAAATGAGATTTTTGCCGTTCCTATACAGTGGTTTCCCAGCTTCCCCCCACGTGTTGCATCATCGCCTTATATTATTGAAGACGCATATCCAAAGATTGAGAAACCGATAACAGTAGATAAAACAAAATGGAATGAACTACAACCTGAACTTACACAAGCAATCTGGACGAAGGCGCGAGCACACATCGCAGCAAACAGACAATTTTCCAATTACGTCCCATCCGAGCAATTACAGACGGAAATGATAGAAGGCTTATGGCAACAGTTGGTCACGACTTTGCCAGACGAGATATGGCATGAAACAACAGAATCCGTCGCTACTGCGGTGCAGGACGCAGTTATTCCAGAAATCGTTGACACGATCTGGGGGTCTGTGTACCGTGAAGTTGGAATTGGAACACTCCAGATAGAAGATATTGACTTTAATCGTACGTCAATTGAAACCGTGAAATGGGAAACAGCATCAGAGACGAGTACACGCATGCGTCCCTCCGAAGATACGCAGACTGTTGCGAGTCTATCCTACAATTTTCAAGACAGCGACACGCTTCATATAACAGCTGCTGTTCCTTCGCCTGTCCCAATTGAGCGGATTCGGCGACTCACGTTGCCTGTCCGCGGAGATGCCTCGTACCACCGACTCTCCTTAACCGTGTCTGTTCTGCAATCTGGAGAGGCTACGGACAATACCAATAGAATTACATATCAACCGACACGATCTTTCGTTTTGGAGAGTGCGTTGTGGAAAGACGCGGTCTGGCGACTGCACGGCATCCCTGGTGAATTGGAATCATCGCACATTACGATGCAGCAAGTGAAAACGGATGACGCAGTCCAGCCTCCGGTAGAGATAGGAACAGAACCGCAATTGTCTCTCCAATTAACAATTCATCAACCGTCTTACCTGTCAATCGTCTGGGATAAGTTAACTTCAAACTATCGGAATCTGTGGAAGACAGTCCCATATAACCGCTACTTTATCAACAGTATTTTCATCGCCACCGCGTCAACGCTTCTTACGCTGTTTTTCTGCTCCCTCGGCGGTTATGCGTTTGCGAAGTATCAATTCCGCGGTCAGAAAATCCTGTTCGGGATTCTCCTCGCCTCCATGATGGTGCCTTTTCAGGTGTTGCTTGTGCCTCTGTTTGGATTGATGTACGACATCGGATGGCTGAATAGTTATAAGGCGATTATCATCCCATTTTCAGTTGGGGCGTTCGGCGTATTTTTGATGCGTCAATTTATCGTCACGATTCCGTCGGAGCTGCTTGATGCGGCGCGTATTGATGGGTGCTCGGAGTTCGGTATCTACTATCGGATAGTGCTGCCTATCATCAAACCGGCACTCGGCGCGCTAACGATCTATTCGTTTTTAGGTTCATGGAACGGTTATCTCTGGCCTCTCATCATTTTGCGAGATGAAGCGAAATATACACTGCCCATCGGTTTAGCAAATCTCGTCGGTATCTATCGTCAAGATTACGGTATGCTGATGGCTGGCACACTGCTGTCGCTGATGCCGATTGTTATTCTCTTTTTAGCGATGCAGCGCGAATTTGTACAAGGGATTACTTTAGGAAGCGTCAAGGAGTAA